The bacterium genome has a window encoding:
- the argF gene encoding ornithine carbamoyltransferase produces MAFNLKNRNFLTLLDFTPEEIGFMLDVAAEYKRLKRAGIPHKIHDGKQIALLFEKASTRTRTAFTVAARDLGIHPEFLGKDDIQMGKKESIADTAKVLGRSFDGIEFRGFEHKTVEELAAHAGVPVWNGLTDQYHPTQILADFLTIQEHLGRLKGVKLVFVGDGRNNMANSLMIGSAKMGLDFRIAAPNGLHPEDSLIEKCREIATKTGAKITITDDVFAAVHGADVIYTDVWVSMGEEDKYEERIKLLQPYQVNRRLMAATGNPNVKFMHCLPAFHDLDTKVMKEMHEKFGITEMEVTDDVFSSEASIVFDEAENRMHTIKAIMALTL; encoded by the coding sequence ATGGCTTTCAATCTTAAAAATCGAAATTTCTTAACGCTTCTTGACTTCACGCCAGAAGAAATCGGCTTTATGCTCGATGTGGCGGCAGAATACAAGCGTTTGAAGCGGGCGGGCATTCCGCACAAAATCCACGACGGCAAACAGATTGCTTTGCTTTTCGAAAAGGCCTCAACTCGTACTCGAACCGCCTTCACTGTGGCGGCGCGAGATCTCGGTATTCACCCAGAATTTTTGGGCAAAGATGATATTCAGATGGGTAAAAAAGAATCCATCGCTGACACTGCTAAAGTTCTTGGTCGAAGTTTCGACGGTATCGAATTCCGTGGCTTTGAGCATAAAACCGTTGAAGAACTTGCCGCTCATGCTGGTGTTCCAGTCTGGAATGGCTTGACGGATCAATATCATCCAACGCAGATTTTGGCTGACTTTTTGACAATTCAAGAGCATCTTGGCCGCCTCAAAGGTGTTAAATTGGTCTTTGTCGGCGATGGTCGCAACAATATGGCTAACTCCTTGATGATTGGATCGGCAAAAATGGGTCTTGACTTTCGTATCGCTGCGCCAAATGGCCTTCATCCAGAAGATTCTTTGATTGAAAAGTGTCGCGAGATAGCAACCAAGACTGGCGCCAAGATCACTATCACTGATGATGTCTTTGCGGCTGTTCATGGTGCAGATGTGATTTATACGGACGTTTGGGTTTCGATGGGTGAAGAAGATAAATACGAAGAACGCATCAAACTTCTCCAGCCATACCAAGTTAATCGCCGTTTGATGGCAGCAACTGGTAACCCAAATGTCAAATTTATGCACTGCTTACCAGCCTTTCACGATCTCGACACTAAGGTCATGAAAGAAATGCACGAAAAATTTGGCATTACGGAGATGGAAGTCACGGACGATGTATTTTCGAGCGAGGCGTCGATTGTCTTCGATGAGGCCGAAAACCGAATGCATACAATTAAAGCGATTATGGCGCTTACGCTGTAA
- a CDS encoding YfcC family protein, which translates to MVEKEPSKVVKSPSKKKKVFKSPNAFSVLFAIIALIVGLTWIIPSGQYERVGEGDNAKIVQGSYKQIEKVQVTEKVDETTGEKTTETTDLRQGVWDFFLAPVKGMISRIDVILFVLILGGFLGVVMKTKALDAALGGLLIKMKGREKWLIPILMTLFAIGGTTYGMQEEAVAFYALVVPIMLAAGYNTMTSVMVIVLGAGSGVLASTINPFSTGVAAKAADVSLGNIIGVQGLILALTLGASIFFTMRYAAKVKAGKIKEEGLKSSKIAALDMGNLPKYTLERKFIVGVFGVTFAIMILSLIPWSKFNINIFQDIHNYFVELPGIGALFGFRHALPFGDWYFNEISALFLISAFLMGIIYREEFKKENTTMTDSFLAGVSDMVSVAFIIAVAAAIGEIMTAGQIQDTIVYWGEMALKNVPKPLVGVLTYIFYIPMSFIIPSSSGLATASMPIIAPVAELAGSSKEVAVVAFATASGVLNMIAPTIASLLAGLSIAGVSYKAWVKRTLPIMAVFVAISLAVIFFMGIGR; encoded by the coding sequence ATGGTTGAAAAAGAACCTTCGAAGGTTGTAAAATCTCCTTCGAAAAAGAAAAAAGTTTTCAAATCGCCAAATGCGTTCAGCGTTTTGTTTGCGATTATCGCCTTGATTGTTGGCTTGACTTGGATTATTCCAAGCGGACAATATGAGCGAGTTGGTGAAGGTGACAACGCTAAGATCGTTCAGGGCTCATACAAACAGATTGAAAAGGTCCAAGTTACAGAAAAAGTTGACGAAACTACTGGTGAAAAAACCACTGAAACTACCGACCTTCGACAAGGTGTTTGGGATTTCTTCTTGGCGCCAGTTAAGGGTATGATTAGCCGTATCGATGTGATATTGTTCGTGTTGATTCTTGGTGGCTTCCTTGGTGTTGTGATGAAAACCAAGGCTTTGGATGCTGCTCTCGGCGGACTTTTGATTAAAATGAAAGGCCGAGAAAAGTGGTTGATTCCAATTCTGATGACGCTTTTTGCAATTGGTGGAACGACTTACGGTATGCAAGAAGAGGCTGTGGCTTTTTATGCATTGGTTGTGCCAATTATGTTGGCGGCTGGCTACAATACTATGACATCTGTTATGGTGATTGTGCTTGGTGCTGGATCGGGTGTTTTAGCTTCAACAATCAACCCGTTCTCAACAGGTGTTGCTGCTAAGGCGGCGGATGTTTCTTTAGGAAATATTATTGGAGTTCAGGGATTGATTTTGGCGCTAACTTTGGGTGCTTCGATTTTCTTCACGATGCGATATGCTGCCAAAGTTAAGGCTGGTAAAATCAAAGAAGAAGGCTTGAAATCTTCCAAGATTGCTGCGCTCGATATGGGTAATTTGCCAAAATATACTTTGGAGCGAAAGTTCATCGTTGGAGTATTTGGTGTTACATTTGCGATTATGATCCTTTCACTTATTCCTTGGAGTAAGTTTAACATCAATATCTTCCAAGATATTCACAATTATTTTGTAGAATTGCCTGGAATTGGTGCGTTGTTTGGCTTCCGCCACGCTTTGCCATTTGGTGATTGGTATTTTAATGAGATCTCTGCATTATTCTTGATTTCTGCTTTCTTGATGGGTATTATCTATCGAGAAGAATTCAAGAAAGAAAATACCACTATGACGGATTCTTTCCTTGCGGGTGTTTCTGATATGGTGAGTGTTGCATTCATCATCGCTGTCGCTGCAGCGATTGGTGAGATTATGACTGCGGGCCAAATTCAAGATACCATTGTTTATTGGGGTGAAATGGCTCTAAAAAATGTGCCAAAACCGCTTGTTGGTGTTTTGACATATATTTTCTACATTCCAATGTCATTTATTATTCCTTCAAGTTCTGGTCTTGCGACGGCTTCTATGCCAATTATTGCGCCGGTTGCAGAACTTGCTGGATCTTCTAAAGAAGTTGCAGTTGTGGCATTTGCGACTGCGAGCGGTGTGCTCAATATGATTGCACCAACAATTGCCTCACTCTTGGCCGGACTTTCAATAGCGGGAGTTTCTTACAAGGCTTGGGTAAAGAGAACTCTGCCAATTATGGCTGTTTTTGTGGCGATTTCTTTGGCTGTGATTTTCTTTATGGGAATTGGACGATAG
- a CDS encoding thioredoxin domain-containing protein: protein MEKKTLIIFAAIFVGFMGLMLYFSNQNKIDLSKYDLNKIISADKNTGEIKEHIFQNETKNQKAVLIEYGDYQCPSCATMSTKIKALAEEYKGKMTVIFRNFPLEGHPNALSAAAAAEAAGLQGKYDQMHSLLFEKQSEWSPATISERGNFYEKYAKEIGLDLEKFKEDMKSDAINKKIRFDKLTGKELKVNATPTLILNGQKLDSNTYGDDSKFREAIENAIK from the coding sequence ATGGAGAAGAAAACTTTAATAATTTTTGCGGCGATTTTTGTTGGTTTTATGGGCTTGATGCTTTATTTTTCCAACCAAAATAAAATCGACCTAAGCAAATACGACCTCAATAAAATAATCTCAGCCGATAAAAATACTGGTGAGATCAAAGAACATATTTTCCAAAATGAAACCAAGAATCAAAAGGCTGTTTTGATCGAGTATGGAGATTATCAATGTCCATCATGTGCCACAATGAGCACTAAAATCAAGGCTTTAGCAGAAGAATATAAAGGTAAAATGACCGTTATCTTCCGCAATTTCCCGCTAGAAGGCCACCCAAACGCATTGAGCGCAGCAGCAGCGGCAGAAGCAGCAGGCCTTCAAGGAAAGTATGATCAAATGCACTCTCTTCTATTTGAAAAACAGAGCGAGTGGAGCCCAGCAACTATCAGCGAGCGAGGCAATTTTTATGAAAAATACGCCAAAGAAATCGGCCTTGATCTTGAAAAATTCAAAGAAGATATGAAGAGTGATGCTATAAACAAAAAAATCCGCTTCGATAAATTGACCGGAAAAGAACTCAAAGTTAACGCAACACCAACCTTGATTCTCAACGGACAAAAGTTGGATAGCAATACATATGGCGACGATTCCAAATTCCGTGAAGCAATTGAAAACGCCATCAAATAA
- a CDS encoding HAMP domain-containing sensor histidine kinase — translation MKNNQVLRLSASYLAVIMAISIFFSVVIFAIFSVNMSQKPPRNQEGAEFQLREKEFFSFFENRLIEQQEYAKAQIISSLVVMNLAILVLGGFVSLGLARWTLRPIEENFELQSQFISDASHEIRTPLAAMLAVNQIALRKPKLTDQKSREILQKNVAEIQNLSNLAENLLNLTKVDKSDVKIEEFSSSVAIESVVEKLKNKAMMKNIKIEKSNFDCKIKSNRLAIGQILTIFLDNAIKYSDKNSIIKIRSKKDRRVAIFEVEDNGEGISKENQSRIFERFCRVDSARTRGEADKSHGLGLAIAKKLAEKNNFEIFVKSEIGKGSTFGIKIK, via the coding sequence ATGAAAAATAATCAGGTTTTGCGACTTTCGGCCAGTTATTTAGCGGTAATTATGGCGATTTCGATCTTTTTCTCGGTTGTAATTTTTGCAATTTTTTCAGTAAATATGTCGCAAAAGCCTCCGCGTAACCAAGAAGGGGCGGAATTCCAACTTCGAGAGAAAGAATTTTTTTCTTTTTTTGAGAATCGTTTGATAGAACAGCAAGAATATGCCAAAGCACAGATAATTTCTTCGCTTGTCGTGATGAATTTGGCGATTTTGGTGCTGGGCGGATTTGTCAGTCTTGGGCTTGCTAGGTGGACTCTCCGCCCAATTGAGGAGAATTTTGAACTCCAATCTCAGTTTATTTCTGATGCAAGCCACGAGATTAGGACGCCTCTGGCGGCGATGTTGGCGGTTAACCAGATTGCGCTGAGGAAGCCTAAATTAACAGATCAAAAATCGCGAGAAATCTTGCAAAAAAATGTGGCAGAAATCCAAAATCTCTCCAATTTGGCAGAAAATTTGCTTAATTTGACAAAAGTAGACAAAAGTGATGTAAAGATTGAAGAATTTTCTTCTTCTGTGGCTATTGAATCTGTTGTTGAAAAATTAAAAAATAAGGCAATGATGAAAAATATTAAGATTGAAAAATCTAATTTTGACTGTAAAATAAAATCCAATCGGTTGGCAATTGGGCAGATTTTAACAATTTTCTTAGATAATGCTATAAAATATTCTGATAAAAATTCAATTATAAAAATTCGAAGTAAAAAAGATAGAAGAGTTGCGATTTTCGAAGTTGAAGATAACGGCGAGGGTATTTCGAAAGAGAATCAGAGCAGGATTTTTGAGCGGTTTTGTAGAGTTGATTCTGCCAGAACTCGTGGCGAAGCAGATAAATCTCACGGCTTAGGTCTCGCGATCGCTAAAAAGTTGGCAGAAAAGAATAATTTTGAGATTTTTGTGAAGAGTGAAATTGGTAAAGGCTCAACCTTTGGCATAAAAATTAAGTAA
- the trmB gene encoding tRNA (guanosine(46)-N7)-methyltransferase TrmB: MAFLNPADFIITRKRKLYKFALFNNSSICFEFDEWQKSGEITNLEIGAGTGLFSEKLALKNPSKTFLAVDIKADRLVKGAIQAEKDGVKNIRFLRARGDQLLEIVDRNSVKHLWITFPDPYPRSRNAGRRLTHPTFLKIYAQLLAEGGALYFKTDALELFQWSLEQLVAEGWTIDRLSFDLHESDLNDNYKVMTTYEERFVGAGLKINFVRAIPPKNQ, encoded by the coding sequence ATGGCGTTTTTGAACCCAGCCGATTTTATCATTACTCGTAAGCGAAAACTATATAAATTTGCGCTGTTCAACAACTCTTCGATTTGTTTTGAGTTTGACGAATGGCAAAAAAGTGGTGAAATAACTAATCTTGAAATTGGCGCTGGAACGGGATTATTTTCAGAAAAACTAGCGCTAAAAAACCCATCTAAAACATTTCTTGCGGTAGATATCAAGGCTGATAGATTGGTGAAGGGTGCGATTCAAGCGGAAAAAGACGGCGTAAAAAATATCAGATTTTTGCGCGCGCGTGGCGACCAACTTCTTGAAATTGTTGATAGAAACTCTGTAAAACACCTTTGGATTACTTTCCCAGATCCTTATCCTCGCTCCAGAAACGCTGGTCGTCGTTTGACGCATCCGACTTTTTTGAAGATTTATGCTCAACTTCTCGCTGAGGGCGGTGCGCTTTATTTTAAGACTGATGCTTTGGAGTTGTTCCAATGGAGTCTTGAGCAGTTAGTTGCGGAAGGTTGGACTATAGATCGACTTAGTTTTGATCTTCATGAGAGTGATCTGAATGATAACTATAAAGTAATGACTACTTACGAAGAGCGCTTTGTTGGTGCAGGTCTAAAAATTAACTTTGTCAGGGCTATTCCGCCAAAAAATCAATAA
- the aspS gene encoding aspartate--tRNA ligase yields MRTLTKDTVGKIGEKITVKGWVNARRDHGGLIFIDLRDAGGILQLVISPDTAGFDLAEKARDEFVISAVGVIAERAENLKNPRVETGAIEMIVEQFEVLNTSAPLPISVDDENISGEELRLKYRFLDLRRPKMNKMLRRRAEFYREIRKFMEAHDFTEVATPILANSSPEGARDFLIPSRVHPGKFYALPQAPQQFKQLLMVGGIEKYYQIATCFRDEDPRADRLYGDFYQLDLERAFVESGEEIRSEMEVLIKDLVENFAGKELLSSEIPRIPYMEAMERYGSDKPDLRFGMELIDLSEVLASTEFGVFKNAEVVKAIRVENGASLSRKQIDNFTEIAKSEGAGGLAYIIIEENGEPKSPIAKFLTESEIDGIIYKTGAQAGDAIFFGADKREVVNKVLGRLRNEFASHFNLKDENTVALAWITDFPFYEFDEKNQKVDFGHNPFSMPKGGVEALRNAKTDAEKLAIVADQYDMVMNGYEICSGAVRNHNPEVMYEAFGVLGYDKDYVEEKFGAMLNAFKFGAPPHAGCAFGLDRIFMILMNEDNIREVVAFPKNGSGVDLMMSSPSFVEGSQLDELKIQAKEDEE; encoded by the coding sequence ATGCGGACACTTACCAAAGATACCGTCGGCAAAATCGGCGAAAAAATTACAGTAAAGGGTTGGGTAAACGCTCGGCGTGACCACGGAGGGCTTATATTTATTGATTTGCGCGATGCGGGCGGGATTTTACAGTTGGTGATTTCTCCAGATACGGCCGGCTTTGACTTGGCTGAAAAGGCTCGGGACGAATTTGTCATCTCTGCGGTGGGCGTTATTGCTGAGCGGGCGGAGAATTTGAAGAATCCGCGCGTCGAAACAGGCGCTATCGAGATGATTGTGGAGCAGTTCGAAGTGCTCAATACTTCGGCTCCGTTGCCGATTTCTGTGGATGATGAGAATATTTCTGGCGAGGAACTTCGGCTTAAATATAGATTCTTGGACCTTCGACGGCCTAAAATGAACAAAATGCTTCGTCGGCGGGCAGAATTTTACCGTGAAATTAGGAAATTTATGGAAGCCCACGATTTTACAGAGGTGGCGACACCGATTTTGGCAAATTCTAGCCCCGAGGGTGCGCGAGATTTCCTCATTCCAAGCCGCGTTCATCCCGGCAAATTTTACGCTTTGCCGCAGGCTCCACAGCAGTTCAAGCAACTTTTGATGGTGGGCGGAATTGAAAAGTATTACCAGATTGCGACTTGCTTCCGAGATGAAGATCCTCGTGCGGATAGGCTGTATGGCGATTTTTACCAACTTGATTTGGAGCGAGCCTTTGTAGAAAGTGGTGAAGAAATTCGAAGCGAAATGGAAGTTTTGATCAAAGATTTGGTTGAAAATTTTGCTGGCAAAGAACTGCTTTCCAGTGAAATCCCACGCATCCCTTATATGGAAGCAATGGAGCGATATGGCTCAGACAAGCCTGACCTGCGTTTTGGTATGGAGTTGATTGATTTGAGTGAAGTTCTTGCTTCGACCGAGTTTGGCGTCTTCAAGAACGCCGAGGTTGTCAAAGCGATCCGCGTCGAAAATGGCGCAAGCCTCAGTCGAAAACAGATTGATAACTTTACTGAAATCGCCAAAAGCGAGGGTGCAGGTGGTTTGGCTTATATTATTATTGAAGAAAATGGCGAGCCTAAATCGCCGATTGCTAAATTTTTGACAGAAAGTGAGATTGATGGCATAATTTATAAGACTGGTGCGCAGGCTGGCGACGCAATTTTCTTTGGTGCGGATAAGAGAGAGGTGGTCAATAAAGTTCTTGGTCGACTTCGAAATGAATTTGCCTCGCACTTCAATCTTAAGGACGAAAACACCGTTGCGCTCGCGTGGATTACTGATTTTCCGTTTTATGAATTTGACGAGAAAAATCAAAAAGTTGACTTTGGTCATAATCCTTTCTCTATGCCAAAAGGTGGTGTTGAGGCGCTTCGAAACGCCAAAACTGATGCCGAAAAACTCGCCATTGTCGCCGATCAATATGATATGGTGATGAACGGTTATGAGATCTGCTCGGGTGCTGTTCGAAATCATAATCCAGAGGTGATGTATGAGGCGTTTGGCGTGCTTGGATACGATAAAGATTATGTTGAAGAAAAGTTTGGCGCGATGCTTAATGCCTTCAAATTTGGTGCGCCGCCGCACGCGGGTTGCGCCTTTGGCTTGGATCGAATCTTTATGATTTTGATGAATGAAGACAATATTCGTGAAGTCGTGGCATTCCCAAAGAATGGTTCGGGCGTTGACTTGATGATGAGTAGCCCAAGTTTTGTTGAAGGTTCTCAATTGGATGAACTTAAAATTCAGGCGAAGGAAGATGAAGAATAA
- the arcA gene encoding arginine deiminase gives MNDKPINVNSEIGNLKTVILHRPGKELEGLTPDYLERLLFDDIPYLEKAQEEHDKFAEVLRERGVEVLYLDQLAAEALYNDEIKWRFISDIVRASKQGEREITHDLMRYLGSFEPLELVRKIMAGVKKDEIKAKTETVHLNNFFADDYPFILDPMPNLYFTRDPAAAIGNGLTINKMKFAARRRESLFMEYIIRYHPRFASTKTGEEVPIWFDRYNKFSMEGGDELVLSKEVLAIGVSQRTTAEAIEKTAAKLFEFSDFKKILAIEIPAIRAFMHLDTVFTMIDRNKFTVHPEILTGEGELNIYILEDSGIPGQPKITHKKNLKQTLEEVLGLEEAILIPCGDGDPIAAAREQWNDGSNTLAIAPGVVVTYDRNYVTNEALRRAGIEVIEVEGAELGRGRGGPRCMSMPIWREEI, from the coding sequence ATGAACGATAAGCCGATTAATGTAAACAGTGAAATCGGAAATCTCAAAACAGTAATTTTACACCGTCCAGGTAAAGAACTTGAAGGTTTGACGCCGGATTATTTGGAGCGATTGCTTTTTGACGATATTCCATATCTTGAAAAGGCTCAAGAGGAGCACGATAAATTTGCTGAGGTTTTGCGCGAACGCGGTGTAGAAGTGCTTTACCTTGACCAACTCGCTGCAGAGGCGCTTTATAATGATGAAATCAAATGGCGCTTCATCTCTGATATTGTGCGCGCATCCAAGCAAGGTGAGCGAGAAATTACGCATGATTTGATGCGCTATTTGGGCAGTTTTGAGCCGCTCGAACTTGTTCGAAAGATCATGGCCGGCGTTAAAAAAGATGAAATTAAGGCCAAAACAGAAACAGTTCATCTCAATAATTTCTTCGCAGATGACTATCCATTTATTCTTGACCCAATGCCAAATCTTTACTTTACGCGCGACCCAGCCGCCGCGATTGGTAATGGCCTCACAATCAATAAGATGAAGTTTGCTGCTCGCCGCCGCGAGAGTCTATTTATGGAGTATATCATCCGTTATCACCCACGATTTGCTTCAACTAAAACTGGTGAAGAAGTGCCAATTTGGTTTGATCGATACAATAAATTCTCGATGGAGGGTGGTGATGAACTTGTTCTTTCCAAAGAAGTTCTCGCGATCGGCGTTTCTCAGCGTACTACGGCTGAAGCGATTGAAAAAACTGCTGCTAAACTCTTTGAATTCTCAGATTTTAAGAAGATTTTAGCGATTGAAATTCCTGCGATTCGTGCGTTTATGCACCTTGACACAGTTTTCACGATGATTGACCGCAACAAATTTACCGTTCATCCTGAGATTTTAACAGGTGAGGGCGAACTTAATATTTATATTCTTGAAGATTCTGGCATTCCTGGACAGCCAAAAATCACTCACAAGAAAAACCTCAAGCAAACTCTCGAAGAAGTTTTGGGGCTCGAAGAAGCCATTCTTATCCCTTGTGGTGATGGCGACCCAATTGCTGCCGCTCGTGAGCAGTGGAATGATGGCTCCAACACTTTGGCGATTGCGCCGGGCGTAGTGGTGACTTATGACCGTAACTATGTAACTAACGAGGCGCTTCGACGAGCGGGCATTGAAGTTATCGAGGTTGAAGGTGCCGAACTCGGTCGAGGCCGAGGAGGTCCACGTTGTATGTCAATGCCAATTTGGAGGGAGGAAATTTAA
- a CDS encoding mechanosensitive ion channel family protein — protein sequence MDIGKFLKWFFEQDMIQATVVIILAITASWLMHRVIDVLFHYQRRIGRYKRSEDLQKRSRTLSRITKTALDIVIWIYAVILFLSEIGVDVAKMMTGAGLIGALIGFGAQNTIRDILAGFFIVLENQYRVGDIIEIQIAGRLMTGKVENMSLRITQIRDREGKLHSIRNGASEATTNMSFRYANVNFKVGVAYDTDIDHLEKVINEVGLKMAEDDRFAKIIIEPIRFVRISAFKESEIEINCLGRVKAGEQYSITGEFRRMLKKAFDQNGIEFPFPQVVVHDQASISKRISGYAAAGRLIAKAKNNPPAKRV from the coding sequence ATGGATATTGGAAAATTCTTAAAGTGGTTTTTTGAGCAGGATATGATTCAGGCGACTGTGGTTATAATTCTTGCGATTACTGCAAGTTGGTTGATGCACCGTGTGATTGATGTTTTGTTTCATTATCAGAGGCGGATTGGCAGATATAAGCGGAGCGAAGATCTTCAAAAGCGTTCACGCACGCTTTCTCGGATAACCAAGACTGCGCTCGATATTGTGATTTGGATCTATGCGGTTATTTTGTTTTTGAGTGAAATTGGCGTTGATGTTGCTAAGATGATGACTGGGGCTGGGCTGATTGGTGCGCTGATTGGTTTTGGTGCGCAAAATACGATTCGTGATATTTTGGCCGGCTTCTTTATCGTTTTGGAAAATCAGTATCGTGTGGGCGATATTATTGAAATTCAGATTGCCGGTCGGCTGATGACTGGTAAGGTGGAGAACATGTCGCTAAGGATTACGCAGATTCGTGACCGTGAAGGTAAACTCCATAGCATTAGAAATGGTGCCAGCGAGGCTACAACCAATATGTCCTTCAGATATGCCAATGTCAATTTTAAGGTCGGCGTGGCGTATGATACGGATATAGATCATCTAGAAAAGGTGATAAATGAGGTTGGCTTAAAGATGGCAGAAGATGATAGATTTGCTAAAATTATTATTGAGCCGATTAGATTTGTGCGGATTTCTGCGTTCAAGGAAAGTGAGATCGAGATCAATTGTCTTGGTCGCGTTAAGGCGGGCGAGCAGTATTCAATTACGGGTGAATTTAGGCGAATGCTGAAGAAGGCATTTGACCAAAATGGCATCGAGTTTCCATTTCCGCAAGTTGTGGTTCATGATCAGGCTTCGATTTCAAAGAGAATCTCTGGATATGCGGCGGCTGGTAGGCTAATCGCCAAAGCAAAAAACAACCCGCCAGCTAAGCGGGTTTAG
- a CDS encoding response regulator transcription factor — MKLLIVEDDRAIREALKEGLEDEKYAVDVAEDGQEGYLTAQASDYDAIIMDVMMPEMDGFEVVKKLREDGNSTPILMLTAKSEVEDTVAGLDFGADDYLAKPFNFEVLLARIRALLRRPKDKIDEVLRVADLSLDPATKAVERAGSPIKLTAKEYTVLEFLMRNAGTVRSKDDIIAHCWDFDSDILPNNVEIFVMFLRRKIDKPFDKKLIHTVSGFGYKIEDLSNEK, encoded by the coding sequence ATGAAGTTATTGATTGTTGAAGATGACAGGGCGATTCGTGAGGCGCTAAAAGAGGGACTTGAAGATGAGAAATATGCCGTTGATGTGGCTGAGGATGGTCAAGAGGGCTATTTGACGGCTCAAGCCAGCGATTACGACGCTATAATTATGGATGTGATGATGCCTGAGATGGATGGATTTGAGGTCGTTAAAAAGTTGCGCGAGGACGGTAATTCTACGCCGATTTTGATGTTGACGGCCAAATCCGAGGTTGAGGATACGGTGGCAGGACTTGACTTTGGTGCGGATGATTATCTGGCTAAGCCGTTTAATTTTGAAGTTCTCTTGGCACGGATTCGAGCGCTTCTTCGACGGCCAAAAGATAAAATTGATGAAGTTCTGCGCGTGGCGGATCTTTCCCTCGATCCTGCTACCAAGGCTGTTGAGCGGGCGGGTAGTCCGATCAAACTCACGGCCAAAGAATACACTGTACTTGAATTCTTGATGAGAAATGCTGGCACTGTCCGCTCCAAAGATGATATTATCGCACATTGTTGGGATTTTGATAGTGATATTTTACCTAACAATGTTGAAATTTTTGTGATGTTTTTAAGAAGAAAAATCGACAAGCCATTTGATAAAAAATTGATTCACACGGTTTCTGGATTTGGCTATAAAATAGAGGATTTGTCAAATGAAAAATAA
- a CDS encoding TylF/MycF/NovP-related O-methyltransferase, translating into MKLLSDQVDEKEIAVILRELAKTRDITGDAVEFGCFVGTTSVFLAKEIEKWGNEKSLWLYDSFEGLPEKSQEDVNSLGEAFKKGELLATKKQLIANLRKSGVQKMPRITKGWFNSLDKSQIPPKISFAFLDGDYYRSILDPLELIWNNLESGAIVVVDDYGNHALPGASKAVDEWCKKYNISKKVEATLAIFMKP; encoded by the coding sequence ATGAAATTACTGAGTGATCAAGTTGATGAAAAAGAAATTGCGGTGATTCTGCGGGAATTGGCCAAAACTCGCGATATTACGGGTGACGCGGTTGAATTTGGCTGCTTTGTTGGCACGACATCTGTTTTTTTGGCGAAAGAAATTGAAAAGTGGGGCAATGAAAAATCTCTCTGGCTTTACGATTCCTTTGAGGGATTGCCAGAAAAATCTCAAGAAGACGTCAACTCTCTCGGTGAAGCCTTCAAAAAGGGTGAACTTCTCGCTACTAAAAAGCAACTTATCGCCAATCTTCGAAAGTCTGGTGTTCAAAAAATGCCTCGTATCACCAAGGGCTGGTTCAACTCTCTTGACAAAAGTCAAATCCCGCCCAAGATTTCTTTTGCCTTTCTTGACGGTGATTATTATCGCTCGATTCTTGATCCGCTTGAACTGATATGGAATAATCTCGAGAGTGGTGCGATTGTTGTGGTGGACGATTACGGCAATCACGCCCTACCTGGCGCGTCTAAAGCAGTTGATGAATGGTGTAAAAAATACAACATTTCTAAAAAGGTTGAAGCCACGCTGGCGATCTTTATGAAACCTTAA